From the Silurus meridionalis isolate SWU-2019-XX chromosome 5, ASM1480568v1, whole genome shotgun sequence genome, one window contains:
- the pcdh18b gene encoding protocadherin-18b isoform X1 has protein sequence MDQLKTRARAAALTLLALLHLASLVTAVTRDPPGKTLKYKVLEEQRAGTVIGRLREDAAAPLARLPSSVSPRFRAMHAGSSAPLIAVREEDGEISVGSRIDREALCGSHPNCTLEFDVVTLPAEHLQLFRVQVEVLDVNDHPPRFSRSVVPVEISESAAVGTRLPLDAASDPDVGDNALHAYSLERNGFFRIDVRTRTDGARYADLVVVRELDRETQSNFQLVLSAADSGSPPRSGSTLLKINVLDSNDNSPVFDQQAYAVSLPENSIPGTLLVDLNATDPDEGTNGKIIYSFSSHVSLKILETFKIDPENGQITLIKKVDYETTSSYELDVQAQDMGPNSIPGHCKIIVKVVDVNDNKPKININLMTQGKEEVAYISEAAPVDTFIALVRVDDSDSGLNGEVTCKLHGHGHFRLQKTYENNYMILTNVSLDREKRSEYSLTVIAEDKGSPSLSTIKHFTVQVQDENDNPPRFEKSRYEIFKSENNSPGAYLTSVSATDPDLGTNGQVTYSILESMVQGSSISTYVTIDPSNGAVYALRSFDREEVGRLAFTVQAQDGGSGTSLSANATVILTVLDENDNAPIILAPALSNHTADVPLWRQAEPGHLVTVIKTSDRDAGANGEVTCSIVGGNEEGLFLMEPRRCELRTNGSVDLMGRDSIDLAVLVQDRGASTRLSTRAVLHVLLRDHPESQFIPSDSGSQSSLDLSMIIIISLGAICGVLLLVMVLFATRCSRDQKDPRHSYNCRVAESTYQNHPKKPARQIHKGDITLVPTVNGTLPVRAHPRSPSGSPAPDSRHSHHSRQSLNSLVTISSNHVPENFALELAHATPPVEQVSQLLSILHQGQYQPRPSFRGNKYTRSYRYALNEMDKFSLKDSGRGDSEAGDSDCEMGRESPLLGEGFGEVFTPDGQHRPHPAMRLCTEECRVLGHSDQCWMPPLSSQATADYRSNLYIPGEDPQQAPAPEATQSGESTLRKKSFSTFGKESEEEEGQEAEAEKGEDICGTTSLLSEMNSVFQRLLPTSLDAYTETNETERVPVGAGSLERRKGHLPGKANAASAFQHGVAAWAANTHFQNPGHGHAPASHMATSVAAPPLAAPLSMSASCSKWLPAMEEIPENHEEDELESVLHGKRCESRSEIMDASELVAEINKLLQDVRQS, from the exons ATGGACCAGTTGAAGACCCGAGCTCGAGCCGCTGCGCTGACCCTCCTTGCGCTTTTGCATCTCGCGTCTTTGGTGACGGCGGTAACGCGCGATCCACCGGGCAAGACCCTGAAGTACAAAGTTCTGGAGGAGCAGCGAGCGGGCACGGTGATCGGGAGGTTACGGGAGGACGCGGCGGCGCCACTGGCTCGCCTTCCCAGCTCGGTGTCGCCACGCTTCCGCGCCATGCACGCGGGCAGCAGCGCGCCGCTGATCGCCGTGCGCGAGGAAGACGGTGAGATCAGCGTGGGCTCGCGCATCGACCGAGAAGCGCTGTGCGGCAGCCATCCGAACTGCACACTCGAGTTCGACGTGGTCACTTTGCCCGCTGAACACCTGCAGCTCTTCCGTGTCCAGGTCGAAGTCTTGGATGTTAACGACCACCCACCCCGGTTCTCCCGTTCAGTTGTGCCTGTTGAGATCTCCGAGAGTGCAGCAGTTGGAACCCGCCTGCCCCTTGATGCAGCTTCTGACCCAGATGTGGGCGACAATGCATTGCACGCCTACTCCCTGGAGCGAAATGGTTTCTTCCGCATCGATGTCCGCACCCGTACTGATGGTGCCCGTTATGCTGACCTGGTTGTTGTGCGAGAGCTGGACAGAGAGACCCAATCGAACTTccaactggtcctcagtgcagCAGATTCGGGTTCACCGCCACGCTCTGGGTCAACACTTCTCAAAATCAACGTTCTGGATTCCAACGACAATAGCCCAGTGTTTGACCAGCAGGCCTATGCCGTCAGCCTTCCGGAAAACTCTATTCCTGGAACCCTGCTGGTGGATTTGAACGCCACAGATCCAGATGAAGGCACCAATGGCAAGATCATCTACTCCTTTAGCAGCCATGTGTCCCTCAAGATTCTTGAGACATTTAAAATTGATCCCGAGAATGGACAAATCACGTTAATCAAGAAGGTAGACTATGAGACTACTTCATCCTATGAGCTGGATGTCCAGGCTCAGGATATGGGGCCTAACTCTATTCCGGGCCACTGCAAGATCATCGTTAAAGTGGTGGATGTCAACGACAATAAGCCTAAAATTAATATCAACCTGATGACGCAGGGGAAGGAGGAGGTGGCCTACATCTCAGAGGCAGCACCAGTGGACACCTTCATCGCATTGGTGCGTGTGGATGACAGTGACTCTGGTCTGAATGGAGAAGTGACATGCAAATTGCACGGACACGGCCACTTCCGGCTGCAGAAAACCTACGAGAACAACTACATGATCCTAACCAATGTGTCTCTAGACCGTGAGAAACGTTCTGAGTACAGCCTGACAGTGATTGCAGAAGACAAAGGTTCTCCTAGCCTTTCTACCATCAAACATTTTACCGTGCAAGTGCAGGATGAAAATGACAACCCACCACGCTTTGAGAAGAGCCGCTATGAGATCTTCAAGTCTGAAAACAACTCACCTGGTGCATATCTCACCTCAGTTTCAGCCACTGATCCAGATCTGGGGACCAATGGTCAGGTGACCTACTCTATCTTGGAAAGCATGGTTCAGGGAAGTTCCATCTCCACCTATGTAACCATCGACCCATCCAATGGTGCCGTGTATGCTTTGAGGAGCTTTGATCGTGAGGAAGTGGGCCGTTTGGCCTTCACGGTTCAAGCACAGGATGGTGGAAGTGGAACATCACTAAGTGCCAATGCCACTGTAATCTTGACTGTTCTAGATGAAAATGACAACGCGCCAATTATTCTGGCACCAGCCCTCAGCAACCACACAGCTGATGTGCCACTCTGGAGGCAGGCCGAACCTGGACACTTGGTGACAGTCATCAAGACGAGCGATCGGGATGCTGGTGCCAACGGAGAAGTGACATGCTCCATTGTGGGTGGAAATGAAGAAGGGTTGTTCTTAATGGAACCAAGAAGGTGTGAGCTCAGGACCAACGGAAGTGTGGATTTGATGGGACGTGACAGTATTGACCTGGCTGTGTTGGTTCAGGACCGCGGCGCCTCGACACGCCTTTCTACTCGTGCAGTTCTTCATGTCCTGTTACGTGACCACCCTGAGAGTCAATTCATACCTTCGGATTCTGGCAGCCAGTCCTCACTTGACCTCtccatgatcatcatcatctccctGGGTGCTATCTGTGGTGTCCTTCTGCTCGTCATGGTATTGTTTGCCACACGCTGCTCTCGAGACCAGAAGGACCCACGACACTCGTACAACTGCCGTGTGGCAGAGTCCACCTACCAGAACCACCCGAAGAAACCGGCCAGGCAGATCCACAAGGGGGATATCACGCTGGTGCCCACTGTGAATGGAACACTGCCTGTAAGGGCACATCCACGCTCACCTTCAGGCTCTCCGGCTCCCGACAGCAGGCACAGCCACCACAGCCGCCAATCACTTAACAGCCTGGTAACCATCTCCTCCAATCACGTGCCAGAGAATTTTGCTTTGGAGCTTGCTCATGCCACACCACCTGTGGAG CAAGTTTCACAGCTTCTGTCCATACTTCATCAGGGCCAGTACCAACCCAGACCGAGTTTCCGTGGCAACAAATACACTCGGAGCTACAG GTACGCGCTGAACGAGATGGACAAGTTTAGTCTGAAGGACAGTGGCCGAGGAGACAGTGAAGCTGGAGACAGCGATTGTGAAATGGGACGAGAGTCTCCATTGCTGGGAGAGGGATTTGGGGAGGTCTTCACTCCTGATGGACAGCACCGTCCACACCCAG cgATGAGGCTGTGCACGGAAGAGTGTCGCGTCCTGGGCCATTCCGATCAGTGCTGGATGCCCCCACTGTCCTCACAGGCCACAGCCGATTACCGGAGCAACCTTTACATTCCTGGTGAGGATCCTCAGCAGGCTCCTGCCCCTGAAGCCACCCAATCAGGAGAGTCCACCCTGAGGAAGAAAAGCTTCTCAACTTTCGGTAAAGAGAGCGAGGAAGAGGAAGGACAAGAAGCCGAAGCAGAGAAAGGAGAAGACATTTGCGGGACCACGTCGCTGCTTTCGGAGATGAACAGCGTTTTCCAAAGGCTCCTTCCCACATCACTGGATGCCTATACTGAGACTAATGAGACTGAGCGAGTGCCTGTGGGGGCGGGGTCACTTGAAAGGAGAAAGGGGCACCTGCCAGGTAAAGCGAACGCCGCCTCGGCGTTTCAGCACGGCGTGGCAGCCTGGGCCGCCAACACACATTTCCAGAACCCGGGTCATGGCCACGCGCCCGCCAGTCACATGGCTACCTCAGTGGCGGCTCCACCTCTCGCCGCTCCTCTATCCATGTCAGCTTCCTGTTCAAAATGGCTGCCAGCGATGGAGGAGATTCCGGAGAATCACGAAGAGGACGAGCTGGAGTCGGTGCTCCATGGTAAGCGTTGCGAGAGCCGCAGCGAGATCATGGATGCCAGCGAGCTTGTCGCAGAGATTAACAAACTTCTCCAGGATGTGCGACAAAGTTAG
- the pcdh18b gene encoding protocadherin-18b isoform X2 codes for MDQLKTRARAAALTLLALLHLASLVTAVTRDPPGKTLKYKVLEEQRAGTVIGRLREDAAAPLARLPSSVSPRFRAMHAGSSAPLIAVREEDGEISVGSRIDREALCGSHPNCTLEFDVVTLPAEHLQLFRVQVEVLDVNDHPPRFSRSVVPVEISESAAVGTRLPLDAASDPDVGDNALHAYSLERNGFFRIDVRTRTDGARYADLVVVRELDRETQSNFQLVLSAADSGSPPRSGSTLLKINVLDSNDNSPVFDQQAYAVSLPENSIPGTLLVDLNATDPDEGTNGKIIYSFSSHVSLKILETFKIDPENGQITLIKKVDYETTSSYELDVQAQDMGPNSIPGHCKIIVKVVDVNDNKPKININLMTQGKEEVAYISEAAPVDTFIALVRVDDSDSGLNGEVTCKLHGHGHFRLQKTYENNYMILTNVSLDREKRSEYSLTVIAEDKGSPSLSTIKHFTVQVQDENDNPPRFEKSRYEIFKSENNSPGAYLTSVSATDPDLGTNGQVTYSILESMVQGSSISTYVTIDPSNGAVYALRSFDREEVGRLAFTVQAQDGGSGTSLSANATVILTVLDENDNAPIILAPALSNHTADVPLWRQAEPGHLVTVIKTSDRDAGANGEVTCSIVGGNEEGLFLMEPRRCELRTNGSVDLMGRDSIDLAVLVQDRGASTRLSTRAVLHVLLRDHPESQFIPSDSGSQSSLDLSMIIIISLGAICGVLLLVMVLFATRCSRDQKDPRHSYNCRVAESTYQNHPKKPARQIHKGDITLVPTVNGTLPVRAHPRSPSGSPAPDSRHSHHSRQSLNSLVTISSNHVPENFALELAHATPPVEGQYQPRPSFRGNKYTRSYRYALNEMDKFSLKDSGRGDSEAGDSDCEMGRESPLLGEGFGEVFTPDGQHRPHPAMRLCTEECRVLGHSDQCWMPPLSSQATADYRSNLYIPGEDPQQAPAPEATQSGESTLRKKSFSTFGKESEEEEGQEAEAEKGEDICGTTSLLSEMNSVFQRLLPTSLDAYTETNETERVPVGAGSLERRKGHLPGKANAASAFQHGVAAWAANTHFQNPGHGHAPASHMATSVAAPPLAAPLSMSASCSKWLPAMEEIPENHEEDELESVLHGKRCESRSEIMDASELVAEINKLLQDVRQS; via the exons ATGGACCAGTTGAAGACCCGAGCTCGAGCCGCTGCGCTGACCCTCCTTGCGCTTTTGCATCTCGCGTCTTTGGTGACGGCGGTAACGCGCGATCCACCGGGCAAGACCCTGAAGTACAAAGTTCTGGAGGAGCAGCGAGCGGGCACGGTGATCGGGAGGTTACGGGAGGACGCGGCGGCGCCACTGGCTCGCCTTCCCAGCTCGGTGTCGCCACGCTTCCGCGCCATGCACGCGGGCAGCAGCGCGCCGCTGATCGCCGTGCGCGAGGAAGACGGTGAGATCAGCGTGGGCTCGCGCATCGACCGAGAAGCGCTGTGCGGCAGCCATCCGAACTGCACACTCGAGTTCGACGTGGTCACTTTGCCCGCTGAACACCTGCAGCTCTTCCGTGTCCAGGTCGAAGTCTTGGATGTTAACGACCACCCACCCCGGTTCTCCCGTTCAGTTGTGCCTGTTGAGATCTCCGAGAGTGCAGCAGTTGGAACCCGCCTGCCCCTTGATGCAGCTTCTGACCCAGATGTGGGCGACAATGCATTGCACGCCTACTCCCTGGAGCGAAATGGTTTCTTCCGCATCGATGTCCGCACCCGTACTGATGGTGCCCGTTATGCTGACCTGGTTGTTGTGCGAGAGCTGGACAGAGAGACCCAATCGAACTTccaactggtcctcagtgcagCAGATTCGGGTTCACCGCCACGCTCTGGGTCAACACTTCTCAAAATCAACGTTCTGGATTCCAACGACAATAGCCCAGTGTTTGACCAGCAGGCCTATGCCGTCAGCCTTCCGGAAAACTCTATTCCTGGAACCCTGCTGGTGGATTTGAACGCCACAGATCCAGATGAAGGCACCAATGGCAAGATCATCTACTCCTTTAGCAGCCATGTGTCCCTCAAGATTCTTGAGACATTTAAAATTGATCCCGAGAATGGACAAATCACGTTAATCAAGAAGGTAGACTATGAGACTACTTCATCCTATGAGCTGGATGTCCAGGCTCAGGATATGGGGCCTAACTCTATTCCGGGCCACTGCAAGATCATCGTTAAAGTGGTGGATGTCAACGACAATAAGCCTAAAATTAATATCAACCTGATGACGCAGGGGAAGGAGGAGGTGGCCTACATCTCAGAGGCAGCACCAGTGGACACCTTCATCGCATTGGTGCGTGTGGATGACAGTGACTCTGGTCTGAATGGAGAAGTGACATGCAAATTGCACGGACACGGCCACTTCCGGCTGCAGAAAACCTACGAGAACAACTACATGATCCTAACCAATGTGTCTCTAGACCGTGAGAAACGTTCTGAGTACAGCCTGACAGTGATTGCAGAAGACAAAGGTTCTCCTAGCCTTTCTACCATCAAACATTTTACCGTGCAAGTGCAGGATGAAAATGACAACCCACCACGCTTTGAGAAGAGCCGCTATGAGATCTTCAAGTCTGAAAACAACTCACCTGGTGCATATCTCACCTCAGTTTCAGCCACTGATCCAGATCTGGGGACCAATGGTCAGGTGACCTACTCTATCTTGGAAAGCATGGTTCAGGGAAGTTCCATCTCCACCTATGTAACCATCGACCCATCCAATGGTGCCGTGTATGCTTTGAGGAGCTTTGATCGTGAGGAAGTGGGCCGTTTGGCCTTCACGGTTCAAGCACAGGATGGTGGAAGTGGAACATCACTAAGTGCCAATGCCACTGTAATCTTGACTGTTCTAGATGAAAATGACAACGCGCCAATTATTCTGGCACCAGCCCTCAGCAACCACACAGCTGATGTGCCACTCTGGAGGCAGGCCGAACCTGGACACTTGGTGACAGTCATCAAGACGAGCGATCGGGATGCTGGTGCCAACGGAGAAGTGACATGCTCCATTGTGGGTGGAAATGAAGAAGGGTTGTTCTTAATGGAACCAAGAAGGTGTGAGCTCAGGACCAACGGAAGTGTGGATTTGATGGGACGTGACAGTATTGACCTGGCTGTGTTGGTTCAGGACCGCGGCGCCTCGACACGCCTTTCTACTCGTGCAGTTCTTCATGTCCTGTTACGTGACCACCCTGAGAGTCAATTCATACCTTCGGATTCTGGCAGCCAGTCCTCACTTGACCTCtccatgatcatcatcatctccctGGGTGCTATCTGTGGTGTCCTTCTGCTCGTCATGGTATTGTTTGCCACACGCTGCTCTCGAGACCAGAAGGACCCACGACACTCGTACAACTGCCGTGTGGCAGAGTCCACCTACCAGAACCACCCGAAGAAACCGGCCAGGCAGATCCACAAGGGGGATATCACGCTGGTGCCCACTGTGAATGGAACACTGCCTGTAAGGGCACATCCACGCTCACCTTCAGGCTCTCCGGCTCCCGACAGCAGGCACAGCCACCACAGCCGCCAATCACTTAACAGCCTGGTAACCATCTCCTCCAATCACGTGCCAGAGAATTTTGCTTTGGAGCTTGCTCATGCCACACCACCTGTGGAG GGCCAGTACCAACCCAGACCGAGTTTCCGTGGCAACAAATACACTCGGAGCTACAG GTACGCGCTGAACGAGATGGACAAGTTTAGTCTGAAGGACAGTGGCCGAGGAGACAGTGAAGCTGGAGACAGCGATTGTGAAATGGGACGAGAGTCTCCATTGCTGGGAGAGGGATTTGGGGAGGTCTTCACTCCTGATGGACAGCACCGTCCACACCCAG cgATGAGGCTGTGCACGGAAGAGTGTCGCGTCCTGGGCCATTCCGATCAGTGCTGGATGCCCCCACTGTCCTCACAGGCCACAGCCGATTACCGGAGCAACCTTTACATTCCTGGTGAGGATCCTCAGCAGGCTCCTGCCCCTGAAGCCACCCAATCAGGAGAGTCCACCCTGAGGAAGAAAAGCTTCTCAACTTTCGGTAAAGAGAGCGAGGAAGAGGAAGGACAAGAAGCCGAAGCAGAGAAAGGAGAAGACATTTGCGGGACCACGTCGCTGCTTTCGGAGATGAACAGCGTTTTCCAAAGGCTCCTTCCCACATCACTGGATGCCTATACTGAGACTAATGAGACTGAGCGAGTGCCTGTGGGGGCGGGGTCACTTGAAAGGAGAAAGGGGCACCTGCCAGGTAAAGCGAACGCCGCCTCGGCGTTTCAGCACGGCGTGGCAGCCTGGGCCGCCAACACACATTTCCAGAACCCGGGTCATGGCCACGCGCCCGCCAGTCACATGGCTACCTCAGTGGCGGCTCCACCTCTCGCCGCTCCTCTATCCATGTCAGCTTCCTGTTCAAAATGGCTGCCAGCGATGGAGGAGATTCCGGAGAATCACGAAGAGGACGAGCTGGAGTCGGTGCTCCATGGTAAGCGTTGCGAGAGCCGCAGCGAGATCATGGATGCCAGCGAGCTTGTCGCAGAGATTAACAAACTTCTCCAGGATGTGCGACAAAGTTAG